A stretch of Castanea sativa cultivar Marrone di Chiusa Pesio chromosome 2, ASM4071231v1 DNA encodes these proteins:
- the LOC142625355 gene encoding uncharacterized protein LOC142625355, whose amino-acid sequence MHESRAFGVSAEKFLGFLVHHRGISVDPAKATAIATMKWPTIVKELKSFLGRVSYIKRTPKTIKSQAIIDLLAHFLGNEECPFSEEISEKVVVAKLPRKKWTIRFDASTATTSNGLGIVQSCEDGDTMPLSFKFGFSCSNNAAKYEAYLIGLAIVLSLEVKHMRVLEDSNLVISQVKGDFALRE is encoded by the exons ATGCATGAATCTCGTGCCTTTGGAGTATCTGCTGAAAAATTTCTTGGGTTCCTAGTACATCATAGAGGCATAAGTGTGGATCCAGCTAAGGCCACAGCCATCGCAACAATGAAATGGCCTACAATAGTTAAAGAGCTCAAAAGTTTTCTGGGGAGAGTCTCCTACATCAAGAG GACCCCCAAGACTATCAAAAGTCAAGCCATAATAGATTTGCTAGCCCACTTTCTAGGGAACGAGGAGTGTCCATTTAGCGAGGAGATCTCCGAAAAGGTGGTAGTGGCAAAACTCCCAAGAAAGAAGTGGACAATAAGGTTTGATGCATCAACAGCGACAACTTCAAATGGCCTGGGAATTGTACAAAGCTGTGAAGATGGGGATACCATGCCATTGTCCTTCAAGTTTGGGTTTTCCTGCTCAAATAATGCTGCTAAGTACGAGGCATACCTAATTGGGCTAGCCATAGTGCTCAGCTTAGAAGTAAAGCATATGAGGGTTTTGGAAGACTCCAACCTCGTGATCTCCCAAGTAAAGGGTGACTTCGCACTAAGAGAGTGA